The Acidobacteriota bacterium nucleotide sequence GCCACCAGGACTGGGGTGTAATTCTGCAGGTCCGGGGGCAGGTTCGTGACGTAGTTCGTGGACCCGTCCACCGGGTCCTTGAGTTCTCCGCGGACGACGCTTCCCTTCACGAGGGCGCTCTTGACCTGGCCCGCCTGGACGAGGGAGTCGAAGCGGCTGAAGGGAAGCTCCGTCTCCTTGAGCGTGGCCTTTCTCAAAAGGCCGATGGAGATGGCGACGACGACGAAGATGAGGGCCCAGAGGAGGAGGTTTCTCAACTGCTGGTTCACAGGGGCTCCTTTATGCCGGGCGTCCCTC carries:
- a CDS encoding ATP-dependent metallopeptidase FtsH/Yme1/Tma family protein, whose product is MNQQLRNLLLWALIFVVVAISIGLLRKATLKETELPFSRFDSLVQAGQVKSALVKGSVVRGELKDPVDGSTNYVTNLPPDLQNYTPVLVAKGVDVRAAEPNTSQYLFALFYILPVVLIIGFWIFFMRQMQQGGNKAFSFGKSKARMVSEPKNKVTFKDVAGIEEVKEELFEII